In Patescibacteria group bacterium, the sequence CAAAAGGCTAGAGAATTAACTAAGGATGTTTATAGAAATACGAAAAATTTTCCCAAAGAAGAACTTTATGGAATTACCAGTCAAAGCCGACGGGCTATTGTTTCTGTTTGCTCCAACATCGCTGAAGGTTTTGGCAGGTTTTTTTATAAAGATAAAAAAAGATTTTATTATCAAGCCAGAGGCTCAATTCAAGAGGTTCAATCCTTATTAATAAATTCTTACGATCTAGAATACATCTCAAAAGAAACATATATTGATTTATTCAAAAAAGGTGTATCTGTTTTAAAATTAATAAATGGCCTTATTGCGTCAGTTAAACTTAAACTCAGCCCTAGTGACCAGTGACTAGTGACCAATGACTATTACTATGAC encodes:
- a CDS encoding four helix bundle protein, translated to MSVKNFYELTAWQKARELTKDVYRNTKNFPKEELYGITSQSRRAIVSVCSNIAEGFGRFFYKDKKRFYYQARGSIQEVQSLLINSYDLEYISKETYIDLFKKGVSVLKLINGLIASVKLKLSPSDQ